From Carassius carassius chromosome 15, fCarCar2.1, whole genome shotgun sequence:
ATCTTTTCCATTATATCCCTTAccagaaaataaatctatattaCATAACTAATTCATGTACCGACTCAACTGAAGAATCCCACGCGACACGAAAAAACAACGTGACAATAAATATCCGCGACACCGTCGTGACGTAAGGAGAAAtacattatttcaaattaaaagtctTCAATAAACCGTTTTCCAAGATACTGCTAAAACACTGTACGGTgtcattttatctgtgtaaataaTACTAGATACacagtatattattatttaattagtcATTTTATTGACACTTATATAAAAAACACTAATCAGTGTTTATCAAGAAAGACATTAACTAACTAAACAAATAACTAACAAATTGTCTAGAACACACGAGAAGGAGCGTGAAtatgttttatgtaatataataaaatataatataatataacaaaagtATATAGTTAAAGAGTTCACCAAATTAAATCGCATAAACAAATCACCTTAAATTTGAGGCTtcttttattagttttaaaatatgtaaaggGGTCAGAGTAATTCTTttgttgaggaaaaaaaagttttagttttaaaagaaaaaagtaaatctGTAATCTTCTGAAGGACTTTCGCGGCACTGCTGGTACGCGCGTGCGCACTTTCAGCGCGCGGACTTACTCGTGACGTCAAGCAGTGCGCGATCGGCAGTGGCGGGAGATTTTCCAGTGTGTTATCGATCAAGTTCGTGTTCAGGAGAAAAACATTAACGAGTAAAATGTGGAACCAAGGTATTTGTTTCAGTAATGATCTGTATTTGTGTTTAACAAGCGGTGGCTCCTAGTATACTGAGTTTTGCTAACTGCTAATTCGACTCTCGAGAGCGCATCGTGTTGTTGTCTGTTACTCGCGCTACAGTCCTGCTTCACTGTGAACATGTCGATGTGGGTTTACACATGCAGTGCTCTCGATGGAAATATAAACTCTCTCTGTGTTTCTCAGGTAAATACGGTGAGGCTAATGTGTCTGGATACACTCAGTCTCCAGGAGGATTCGGGTCTCCAGCCGCATCTCAGGGAGGAGACAAGAAAGGGGTCAGTATCTTCAGTCTCGAGTCTGTATGAAACCTGTCTGTGTGCATGAATTATATATAACTCAACAAAAGCAGAATAAGAATTCAACTGatgagttcagatgaaaaagcctctaagtgccgtcTGAAACGTTCTTCTAAAAtgagttattattattctaatattcagttattttactTTAAGGGAAGACActgcatgtaaacatttttttcatgcACCTGTTAATTTtttgattttgggctttttggcttTTCATAAAGTGTTTTTTCAGAGTAATGGAAAGAAAACCTACAAAAGACACTATTAAgtatttcttttatagcactgTGTTGATAGATTTCAagtacaatacatatttttaaatgccgtcttctcaaaatgagttttttctccaACACTGAGCCATACATCTCCACTTCAGTGGCACTTTCACACACCAAACGTTACATATTTATTCCTTTCTGTAATCTAAAGGTTTTTACAAAGgcatttgttcatatataattttcttgATCAAATACAACATTCTATTCCcaccaaaattgtgaaaatatatccGGTAGTTTTGCGGCTGTTCAAAGTagtttctgaattatggagtgacaaaaagagACACCCAGAACTCCCTCTGTAAAAAAATGTGACTCTAATATGCCCAAAAAATTAGACTAGAATTTTTAAATTGACTTCACCCggtgttcagatttttgttctAGAAATTTATTCAAATTAGGGCATATCTCAATTGCTTATTTAAACATACCATTTTTAGAAAACTGTTGGCAattatcaatgtaatcaatctacttagtaagtaaggtgataacaattagttttttcttttactCTGTTCACCTGCAGTGTTTCGCCGCAATGAAAATAACCTATTCAGTgccattaaatgtttattatatttagtcTCCCTCTTTAGAAAATCGACCAAAATACTGATGACGACTTCTCTGGCTTGGAAacagtgttgtttttttgttaactCAGTCTAAAACTATTAAGATAGCTTGCAATAATTTgtaatgaaatatgaaaaaatttaatatatgtaaaatatgaaaACGGAAAATCTGAGATGTTGCAGCTACCTAAAGGAAATACTAATGACTAGTTAATTACTAAACAGAAATCAAAGTAaatcaaagctaaaaaaaaaaaaaaaagtatcaagtTGGCAAAAGCACTGAAGCAGGGTGAGAGTAAAGTGTGCTGTGTGTTGTGCAGAGAGCTCGAGCGCAGCAGATCGTTCCCTGCACCGTGTCCCAGCTGATGTCTGCGGTGCAGGCCGAGGACGTCTTCAGAGTGGGAGAGGTCGAGATCGCACAGGTCAGTCTGATAACATACATCTACATCTGCATGTGTCATCGAAGTCAGGGAACACAATAGACCGGAAGAGAATTGGGGCCAAGcgatgataataaaataataaaaccatcTTGAGATTAAAGTCATCATATTGCGAGAttaaactcgttaaatttcgagaataaatttgtgttttgagaaaaaagtCGAAATGAAATGTAGAGAATAATGCATTCGATCAGAGTTCATTGCgtagcctactgataaaggacatgTCAGAGTTGGATCACTTAGTCAAGGTATATTTTAGAAATACTATCAACTTTAGctaattattaatcatttaaaacgGCAGATTCTTGCCTTTTTCgaaaatgttgttattgttttaaaaactgtaattCTCAGTGCTCTAAATAATTACAACTCATCTTTACTAACAGCGGAAGTCCTATATCCCAAACTACCATTTGTaccttttattatatatttgatttcttaaaaatgtcttttattaCCTGAATTACTTCTGtccaaaataattgtattattttgcaatatatgAGTATAATGGGCTTTAAGTTCACCGCAGTTTCTCCAACATGCTGAAGATAAGTGATTGGTAGATATTTCTGGTGTTATACAGCATATTAATTTTCCAAGCACACTCTTGCCAATGTGGAGaatcttacattttcttttaaactttgtttcCAATCTCCTTCTCTTATTTTATCATCTAATTCAGTTTCCCactttgttttaatattatataaacccATATACTTAATTgctttgaaaatattatttattcgaCCCATCAATTTATCTACTCTATTTTACTAACTTTAATCATAAAACACAACAGAGGGTGAATATcatctattttttgttttattttaatctcaTCCTTTAAcgtatttgaaaatatttgtaaaataatgttttatttttattttttcaccaaTACTCTCAAATGTCTCCgtctccttttttattttaatcctcAGACACCACTGCTTTAGTTCTCATGGACCAATATCCTCATCTTTgacttttgatctttttttttcttctttttctttaaaaCTAGGGCCTCGTTTATACCTGGtgttaactctttccccgcctTTGACAGAATTTTCCGGCTTTccatgttttcattgttatacagTAGGAGGCGCTATTGCAAATCTTCTGAAAGAGTACTGAATCTCTGGATTGAAACACAGGTGAAGAAGAACCAGAAACAAGTGATCGCAGATGAAACGGTGCAATTATCAAACATTAaaccacatctaaatgaaaacGGCCTTCTGTTACTGACTGAAATGTTGACCAAGGACGTGGTTTAGGACTGTGAAGCTCCACTCCGTCTATGTTTTCATCTTCATTCTGAATCCTATTCTGATTTAGTCCTTGGGAAAACAAAAAGGCTCTGGTCTTTTTGGAccgatattcatacaacaaaatactCTTAAGGAGCgagctttaaaaataattaataaacaaacactgaTGGGAGGGTGCTAATGTTTGTCATCCCGACTCATACAGACTGATCTATTTTGCATTAACAAACGAACTGACtgtacattatttgtatttacttaCCAAAAATGAAGTCTGTGAGTTTGATTTACCAAAAGACAAGTTTATGTTGAATTAAGCTTCAATTATTTTTGCCCAAACCGAGTCAGAAGCTGGCTACTCTTTAAGATCTCTTTTAGTAAATCAATCTCACTGGCTTTAAAGCAAGAAAGAATGTCATTTTGTAGTAACTGTTACTGtggataaaatgttttttaagacTGTGTTTTTCTGTGTACCGCTTGAGGACGCTCTTGGTGGTTTGTGTTTCTTAGATCCACTTCTCTAAATAACTACCCTTGATATACCACAGTGCCacagtatgtgtgagtgtgtgatgatGCTCCGAACCGACCACACGTGAACACACTCACCCCTTTATCATCTGAATTAAATGtttcaaaggggtcatatgacgttgctaaaaaaaaaaaaagaacataattttgtgtatttggtcttatgcaatgtgtttatgtggtttaatgttaaaaaaacacattgtccACATACTGTAGGATATTATTTCTCCCCACCTTGTGCCCCATCTTTctgaaacaagttttttttttttacaaaactcatcgttctgaaaagcgaggtgtgctctgattgggcaGCAGTCTAtccagtgcactgtgattggccgaataccttaaGCCTAATACCTAATGAATACCTGTCACTTTTCTGTCATTTTCTTCAaagtatttttgcatattttaaaaacaagttGATAGGGTTGCACAATGACAATATGCAGCAGTAATTGTGTACATGATTTCTGCTTTTCTCGTTGACGCATAATCGCCTGCAGTTATTTTCACACTAGCTATATCCTGAAAACGtttcattttacatttgtgtTATCTTGCAGTAAGCATTCATGGTTGTGGTTTACAAATATCGAGGGTTGAAATCCCCTAATAAGAGCTTTctcttaaaggtgcagtgtgtacagtcatggccaaaagttttgagaattacataaaaattagttttcaaaaagtttgctgctaaactgcttttagatctttgttccagttgtttctgtgatgtactgaaatatctgcaattcgactgggcatgctctcaatcaacttctgggccaaatcctgactgatagcaacccattctttcataatcacttcttggagtttgtcagaattagtgggtttttgtttgtccaccctcctcttgaggattgaccacaagttctcaatgggattaagatctggggagtttccaggccatggacccaaaatttcaacattctggtccccgagccacttagttatcacttttgccttatggcacggtgctccatcgtgctggaaaatgcattgttcttcaccaaactgttgttggattgttggaagaagttgctgttggagggtgttttggtaccattctttattcatggctgtgtttttgggcagaaatgTGTGtgactcccttggatgagaagcaaccccacacatgaatggtgtcaggatgctttactgttggcatgacacaggactgatggtagcgctcaccttttctccGGACAagtctttttccagatgccccaaacaattggaaaggggcttcatcggagaatatgactttgccccagtcctcagcagtccattcactatactttctgcagaagatcaatctgtccctgatgtttttttttggagagaagtggcttctttgctgcccttcttgacaccaggccatcttccagaagtcttgtcctcactgtgcgtgcagatgcgctcacatctgcctgctgccattcctgagcaagctctgcactggtggcactccgatcccgcagctcaatcctctttaggagacgatcctggcgcttgctggactttcttggacgccctgaagccttctttacaagaattgaacctctttccttgaagttcttgatgatcctataaattgttgatttaggtgtaatcttagtagccacaatatccttgcctgtgaagccatttttatgcaacgcaatgatggctgcacgcgtttctttgcaggtcaccatggttaacaatggaagaacaatgatttcaagcatcaccctccttttaacatgtcaagtctgccattctaacccaatcagccagacataatgatctccagccttgtgctcgtcaacattctcacctgagttaacaagacgattactgaaatgatctcagcagctcctttaatgacagcaatgaaacgcagtggaaaggttttggtattaagttaattttcatggcaaagaaggactatgcaattcatctgatcactcttcataacattttggagtatatgcaaattgctattataaaaacttaagcagcaactttttcattttccaatatttatgtatttctcaaaacttttggccacgactgtaatatTTAGGATGATCTAttgacagaaatgcaatataaaagtgaatgtcgtgacatttgccaattgtggtgacccatactcagaattggtgctctgcatttaacccatccaaagattTTAATGGGgaaaaacagaatccagaaaaattaaaatggggagggaaaaaaaacagaatttggtaaatATAAAAGTGATTTCATAGGACCCTACGCCAGGGTCATGATGAAACAGGAAAGTAGTTGTGCAAGCATTTGTGGCTGATATACTTGTGCAAGCATATCCCTAATATGTTTACACAAAGgccctttatttttgttttcgtcTGGATTTGTGTAGGTAACTATTGTTGGTGTGATCAGAAGCACTGATAAATCCACGATCAACATCCAGTATAAGGTGGATGACATGACGGCGGCTCCCATGGATGTGAAGCAGTGGATCGACACCGAGGTACTGCTTCAGATGGCTTCCAGAGCTGGGATCATATTGAGATTCGATTTGTAGTTAACTTAAACCAATAACAATCATATTCGTTACttgaaaatttaaatatacatttatttcagctagttttcaGATTATATAGATGTGTTTAAACAATCAAGAaccattaaaaatgacaaaacacaactactaaaaattaaaatgttaaatatcaagataaaaaatagttcaaaatatgaacaaaaactaaaatagtatcCCAATGATACAAAACTGGCACTGCAATGAATAAATGAAGTGATGGACATTTCTATAGTTAATAGATTTGTCTGGTTATCCTCAGATGTGTTTGCTAGACACGCTAGAAATTTGTCCTTTCTTAAGTGCAACTTCTGTGGTTTCTGCAGGTCCTAAAATGGTCTTAAGTTTTAATTCGCACTTTGTCTTTGCACTAAAGGCCTTTAGAAAATCTTAATCAGAGCAGAAAGACTTAAATTTATAGTCACAGCAATAAATGGTTCAtgcattgtgaaaattaatatcttcctcagtgtttattttttgtaataaaatctCAACGTCCTTAAATTAAGGAACTTTAATTTACTTGAGATTCAGATTTCTCAAATCTTCACACAGTTGAGTTTATGCTTCAAACAGATACCTGTCATTGGGGAATGAAAACTTATTTTCCGtttgaattaagtgcattttttcTAAGCTCATTGACAGACACTTGGTTAAATTAAGTTTCTCATAAAACAAGACTTCTGACTTTCTGTCTTTTATACTTCAAGTAACTGTATCTTCATAAAATTGGCCATCATcagacctgcagaaaccctgatgaaattgtttaaatatatatttattcagaaaCTTAAGTCATGGAAATTGACTGATCAAAAAGTTTGGGAATGTTTATTCATAAGTCTTTGTTTTTCCAGGACATGGGTGTGGATAACTCAGTCATTCCTCCAGGCTCTTATGTCAAAGTCTCCGGCAACCTCCGCTCTTTTCAGGTGAGAACTTGTGAAAATCgatgaaaatctaaattaaagtgCTGTTGTATATGTGCTTACATGTGTAAGTGTGAATGGAGTTGTTGCACAAtgtcattatattataatttccTGTGCATTCTGCAGTTTgagaaatgaaatatatatatattttttttttacttcatggaTTCAAGATCACTGTTTATATTCCTCTGCTGGGAGATTTGGCAGGTTCATAACTCACTTGTGCACCATTTGTTTATCTTCAAATAGAGTACCCTACTTGCCCATTGGTCTCCATCCATCATGGCTCCCTGAACATGttcagtaatatatttatatgttaataGTGTATGAAGCACCAACCAGGAGTGTTTGGTCTCATTGCAGAATAACCGGTCTTTGGTGGCGTTCAGCGTCCGAGTGCTGGAGGACATGAATGAAGTCACCTCGCACATGCTGGAGGTTGTAAACGCTCATATGCAGCAGAGCAAACCACAGAGCATGGTGAGATTAACATATCCTTCTCACCCTACCCTTCTGCTTTTCTCTCACACTGCAGCTCATAGATGACATTTATGATATGCTTATTTGTGCATGATGGGGTTGGTTATGAATTAAACCGATGCAGGGCTCGTATGTAAACAATATATCCATGTACATGCATTGCGTACGTAGTTTACGTATGTGATGCTTTCCAAAATGGAGCAATAGGGTGACGCGGAGGAGgttaattgttgaataaagtcttcttttttttctcttgcatgaaaagtattctcgtagctttgtaaaattatggtagatttaagtttttgggtgaactatccctttaagccgaATTAGGAGTGGCCGATCTTCCCAAAATATCATATCACCATCTTTTCACATCAAATCACAGTCCGAATCATGATCTTCCCAATTTTAAGAGGTACTATAAAGATTATCCAGACTGGAACAAGCATTTGCTTCATCTGCTTGAACAATTTAAACACTGTATTGCATTAAACATCATCCAAAATGTTGATTAAAGCCTGAGTTAAACTTTAAATGCTATGCTACATTACTATATGAATCAGACATACATTGattcttattaaagttaaaaggGGATTCAGtcaggagcagtgagtgattttctgtgtttggttgtttaattaacattaatgacacagaCAGTAGCAGGTATTTGCGTTAGACTTGATGAAATTGATCTAATATACTGACACTCGTTCATTTTCTTGCCTAgttgtttatgttcacttaagacTTAACTGACTGACTGTCTATACATAAATACTCAGACATATTTCTGTGTGTATTTGACCGTTAATGCACACCTCTGAAAACCCAAGGATACTTCTCTCGTCTGTGTTTAGCTGTGTGCACACAGAACATGATTCATTTGCATTTCATGTGCTTTTAATAACCCTTATTGAAATAAAGCATGCCCCACGGTAGACTGCATTATATGCTAGTCACATTACATGATTGGACTGATTTGGAAGTTAGGTTTTGGGGAAGCGAAACACACCGATTAAAAGGAGTGGAACGGAGTGCTGCACAAATCGTAATCTGAAACTAAAATGTGATTCTTCGCACTATTACTGCTAGCTCACGTTGTGTTGTTTTTGAATGCGTCACCATGCGAGGAAGAAACATGGAGACGTGATGTGATTTGACCGGCCACAGTCATCTAGTGGGCAATCATTGCTCTAGTCTCAACCTTATAATGAAGATTATTAGTGAATATGATTCACTTGAAGTAGGTCATAGACTTCATCTTCAGCATCGATCACAATATAAAATCATCAGTTCGCCTACCCCCGAGCACAATGTTACAGATCAAGATGCTCTCTGGAAGATTTCCAAAtcttatataatgtaatatatgaaaaaaTTACCCAACATTCTgtgctttacattttaatatttctggTTTACGTTTGATAATAAAAGGTCATGTGGAAGTAATTTAATTCAGAAAActtcaatttaatatttattaaaatggcaATAATAATTGTACCATGAGTTTGAATAGTCTAATTAGTTAAATTCATTAAActgatttaacaataataataatgccccTTTTTTTTCCAATAAAATTTTTCTTGGTTCTGTTTTTCacttttctaaaattgtattatcAAAAACGGTGGTAGTCAAATGCATACatctttacaaattatttttttttaatgtaattatatgACGTTTGATCAATCCTTTCATTTTTGGGCAggcaaagtgctgcacaacagaagTTTAGTGTTTCCTTAAAGTAATGTTTCTGAGAACTGCATTCTACTGTGCAGCTGTAATATACTTATTTCTGTCATAAACTGAAGAGTTAAACCCAACTTCTACTTTGATGTGTTGTTGAGTTGATCTGTATTCTGGTGGTTGTTCTCAAATGAAATGCTGGTAGTGTGCTCTGATCAGGATTCTTGAGGCCGATCACCAAAAGCAGTATCCGCTGATACAATCAAAGATGTGATCtttttaaagccttctttttatcatgtagGATTATTTATTCTAAGAGTCCAATCAGGAATTTTAGACATTCAGGaccttaattaatttttttaaattgaattccCCTCTTAGGTGACTCTTGTAAGAGGGGATCATTTCCAGTACAACTGTTGTTTTGTTCAGAGTTCAGACTAATGCTAAAATCGACCCATGTTTTTaccctgcaaacacacagagctttaaatgtgaactggtggatTGATAAGAAGACAATGCAtgataaatatctaaacatagggctgtgtgatatgtatggtctgcgataatatcgtaattgttgttttaacaatttgtgatttaatattaatatatcgcGAAAAGCAAACTCAAAACAGGAccat
This genomic window contains:
- the rpa2 gene encoding replication protein A 32 kDa subunit, with amino-acid sequence MWNQGKYGEANVSGYTQSPGGFGSPAASQGGDKKGRARAQQIVPCTVSQLMSAVQAEDVFRVGEVEIAQVTIVGVIRSTDKSTINIQYKVDDMTAAPMDVKQWIDTEDMGVDNSVIPPGSYVKVSGNLRSFQNNRSLVAFSVRVLEDMNEVTSHMLEVVNAHMQQSKPQSMMGGGAGTNMMPAVHTSMSSTGSYSGANMMLVNGLSANQNQVLGLIKSCHEPQGISMHDLKQKLSSMSVTVIRQIVDFLSNEGHIFSTIDEDHFRSTDNEA